The proteins below come from a single Arthrobacter crystallopoietes genomic window:
- a CDS encoding cupin — MTDIDVIAREHLSAAGGATHGRSAAMVAQDGPLRQTVLALRAGAVLGEHNAPLAASIYVLEGSVTVVSASGRLVVNENQLEIIPQERHSVEANEDSVFLLTAVTETHLDSGSGKA; from the coding sequence ATGACTGATATCGATGTGATTGCACGCGAACATCTGAGCGCGGCGGGCGGCGCAACGCACGGCCGCAGTGCCGCGATGGTGGCGCAGGACGGTCCGCTGCGCCAAACGGTGCTTGCTCTACGGGCCGGAGCGGTCCTGGGCGAGCACAATGCGCCGCTGGCCGCCAGCATCTACGTCCTGGAGGGCTCGGTCACCGTGGTCTCGGCCAGCGGACGGCTCGTAGTTAATGAGAACCAGCTTGAAATCATCCCGCAGGAACGCCACTCCGTCGAAGCCAACGAGGACTCCGTCTTCCTGCTCACCGCAGTCACCGAAACCCACTTGGACTCCGGCTCCGGAAAAGCATAA
- the glnA gene encoding type I glutamate--ammonia ligase, whose amino-acid sequence MFKNADEVLKYIADEEVKFVDIRFTDLPGVQQHFNVPAKTVDADFFINGQLFDGSSIRGFQGIAESDMQLIPDVTTAFIDPFRVEKTLALNFSIVNPRTGDPYHRDPRGVAERAEAYLASTGIADTAYFASEAEFFIFDDVRYQSSPEHSFYKVDSVEAHWNSGRKEEGGNQGYKTSVKGGYFPVAPTDKQADLRDAICVELDEVGIEVERSHHEVGAAGQAEINYKFTTLTHAADDLLKFKYVVKNVADAWGKSATFMPKPVFGDNGSGMHCHQSLWNGSEPLFYDEKGYAGLSDTARWYIGGLLKHASAVLAFTNPTVNSYRRLVKGFEAPVNMVYSQGNRSAGIRIPITGSNPKAKRLEFRAPDPSSNPYLAFAAQLMAGLDGIRNRIEPADPIDKDLYELPAEEAKDIQKAPGSLEEALDALEADNEFLQAGGVFTQDLIDTWIAYKREYEIAPLALRPNPYEFELYYGC is encoded by the coding sequence ATGTTCAAGAATGCGGACGAGGTCCTCAAGTACATCGCCGACGAAGAAGTAAAGTTCGTCGACATCCGATTCACAGACCTGCCAGGCGTCCAGCAGCACTTCAACGTGCCAGCCAAGACCGTTGACGCGGATTTCTTCATCAACGGCCAACTGTTCGACGGTTCCTCCATCCGGGGTTTCCAGGGCATCGCCGAGTCCGACATGCAGCTCATCCCTGACGTCACCACCGCGTTCATCGATCCCTTCCGCGTGGAGAAGACCCTTGCGCTGAACTTCTCGATCGTGAACCCGCGCACCGGCGACCCCTACCACCGCGATCCCCGCGGCGTTGCCGAGCGCGCCGAGGCCTACCTGGCGTCGACCGGCATTGCCGACACCGCTTACTTTGCCTCCGAAGCCGAATTCTTCATTTTCGACGACGTACGCTACCAGTCCAGCCCGGAGCACTCCTTCTACAAGGTTGATTCTGTCGAGGCCCACTGGAACAGCGGCCGCAAGGAAGAGGGCGGTAACCAGGGCTACAAGACCTCGGTCAAGGGCGGCTACTTCCCCGTTGCCCCGACCGACAAGCAGGCCGACCTGCGCGACGCCATCTGCGTTGAGCTGGACGAGGTAGGCATCGAAGTCGAGCGTTCCCACCACGAGGTCGGCGCTGCCGGCCAGGCGGAAATCAACTACAAGTTCACCACGCTGACCCACGCTGCCGATGACCTGCTGAAGTTCAAGTACGTCGTCAAGAACGTCGCTGACGCCTGGGGCAAGTCCGCCACCTTCATGCCGAAGCCCGTGTTCGGCGACAACGGCTCGGGCATGCACTGCCACCAGTCACTCTGGAACGGCTCCGAGCCGCTCTTCTACGACGAGAAGGGCTACGCCGGTCTGTCCGACACCGCCCGCTGGTACATCGGCGGCCTGCTCAAGCACGCCTCGGCTGTGCTGGCCTTCACCAACCCGACGGTGAACTCCTACCGCCGCCTGGTCAAGGGCTTCGAAGCTCCGGTCAACATGGTCTACTCGCAGGGCAACCGCTCCGCTGGTATCCGCATCCCGATCACCGGGTCCAACCCGAAGGCCAAGCGCCTCGAATTCCGCGCGCCGGACCCCAGCTCCAACCCGTACCTGGCCTTCGCAGCCCAGCTGATGGCGGGCTTGGACGGCATCCGGAACCGCATCGAGCCGGCGGACCCGATCGACAAGGACCTCTATGAGCTTCCCGCTGAGGAAGCCAAGGACATCCAGAAGGCTCCGGGGTCCCTGGAGGAAGCGCTGGACGCACTGGAGGCCGACAACGAGTTCCTGCAGGCCGGTGGTGTCTTCACCCAGGACCTCATCGACACATGGATTGCTTACAAGCGCGAATACGAAATTGCGCCGCTGGCCTTGCGCCCGAACCCCTATGAGTTCGAGCTCTACTACGGCTGCTAA
- a CDS encoding RDD family protein translates to MVSRKDLGSWLEGPPPSKEQQWPGQRLGLPQRGPGSIARLGRRLIALMIDWILCYLIAAWLFGGNELSILLIFAVEQLLLVSTLGYSIGHRAVGIQVRKLDGSAAGPLAAVVRTVLLCLVVPAVVFDTDQRGLHDRAMGTVLVRM, encoded by the coding sequence GTGGTAAGCAGAAAAGACCTTGGTTCCTGGCTCGAAGGACCACCTCCCTCCAAAGAGCAGCAGTGGCCCGGCCAGCGTTTGGGGCTGCCCCAGCGCGGCCCGGGCTCGATCGCCCGCCTTGGCCGCCGCCTCATTGCCCTGATGATCGACTGGATCCTGTGCTATCTCATAGCCGCATGGCTGTTCGGCGGCAACGAGCTGAGCATTCTGCTGATCTTCGCCGTTGAGCAGTTGCTCCTGGTCAGCACGCTCGGCTACAGCATCGGGCACCGCGCAGTCGGCATCCAGGTGCGCAAGCTGGACGGTTCCGCGGCGGGACCGCTGGCGGCCGTTGTCCGTACTGTGCTGCTCTGCCTGGTTGTTCCCGCGGTAGTCTTCGACACCGATCAGCGCGGCCTGCACGACCGCGCCATGGGCACTGTCCTGGTCCGCATGTAG
- a CDS encoding DUF4191 domain-containing protein — translation MANSTDSDANTKRGLFSRKPKAEKPAKAKKGPGRLKQIGQVFQMTRRNDPNVVWLMLLAFLGIVAVGLLIGFLINNWVTLLIISIPLGLLAATFILSRRAERAAFAQIEGQPGASGAALSVLRRGWILQEQPVAVNPRTQDAVFRAIGRPGVILVTEGPSNRVKTLVDAERRKLNRILPNVKVHVIETGRGEGQVELSKVAKKVQKLKKELTKQEVHAVDKRLQALGSSKLPIPKGVDPFKARPDRKAMRGR, via the coding sequence ATGGCCAATAGCACCGATTCCGACGCAAATACCAAGCGTGGTCTCTTCTCACGCAAGCCCAAAGCCGAGAAGCCTGCCAAGGCGAAAAAAGGCCCCGGGCGCCTGAAGCAGATCGGCCAGGTCTTCCAGATGACCCGGCGCAACGATCCCAACGTAGTCTGGCTCATGCTGCTGGCCTTCCTGGGCATCGTGGCAGTTGGCCTGCTCATCGGGTTCCTGATCAACAACTGGGTCACCCTGTTGATCATCTCCATTCCGCTGGGCCTGCTGGCGGCAACCTTCATCCTCTCCCGTCGTGCCGAACGCGCCGCCTTCGCCCAGATCGAGGGCCAGCCGGGCGCTTCCGGAGCGGCCCTGAGCGTGCTGCGCCGCGGCTGGATACTGCAGGAACAGCCGGTGGCAGTCAACCCGCGGACCCAGGATGCAGTCTTCCGTGCGATCGGCCGCCCCGGCGTCATCCTCGTGACCGAAGGGCCTTCGAACCGGGTCAAGACCCTGGTGGACGCCGAACGCCGGAAGCTGAACCGTATCCTGCCCAACGTGAAGGTCCACGTCATCGAAACCGGCCGCGGCGAGGGCCAGGTTGAACTGAGCAAGGTGGCCAAAAAGGTCCAGAAGCTCAAGAAGGAACTGACCAAGCAGGAGGTGCATGCGGTGGATAAGCGCCTGCAGGCCCTCGGCAGCAGCAAGCTGCCCATCCCGAAGGGCGTTGATCCGTTCAAGGCCCGACCGGACCGCAAGGCAATGCGCGGCCGCTGA